TCAGGTGAGTAACCAGGCGTGATCCGCGGTGCCCCAGAAGCTGATCAACAGCCGTGCCAGGCAGAAACCATTCGAGAGGTAAGCGCTTCGCGTCTGGCCAAACATCAGGTCCACGCATCGACGCTGGAACCTGGGATCGTGGGTGCTCTGATTGGCGTCGACGCGGTGCTGCTGTGGGGGATATACGTCCACCGGTAAGTCTATCGACTCCGCACCGGACGGCTTGAGCCAACTGATCCATGAAAAAAAGGGGTGCCCGCCGTTGGCAGACACCCCTTACACCATGGAGACCACAGCCGCCGGAGCGGGTCGGCGGCCCTCAGCCTCAGTCGGCGAAGTCGTCGAAGAGGATCAAGCCGAGGGGCGCGCCACCGCCCTGCGCATCACGCGCGACGGCCGTGTAGGTGCCGCCTGCTTCGACGGTGATCACGATCGGGCCAATCGCCGCATCGGTGGTACCGGTCGGCGTGACCGTGACCTCGTAGTCGCCCGGTGCGAGCGGCACGTAGCCCGTATCGGCGCGGAAGGGCACGGCCGCAAAGGCCGGATCGATGGTGGCGATATCCGTCTGCGGTGCGGCGACGTAGATATCGACCTCACCTGCGGCGGGCGAGCCGTGCACGATGCGCACGCGCGCGTCCGTCGCGATCGGGCGATCGTCATCTTCGAGCACCAGCAGCGAGAAGTCGGCAAGCAGCCCCGTGGCGAGCACCGTGTACTCGACACCGCGCTCGAGATCGACATCGTCGCCCATGCCGTCACCGTTGACCGCCATCGTGTTGCCGGCCGGCGTGACCTTCACGTTGATGCCAATGCTCGGATCACCTGCCTCGAGCGCGACATCAAGGAAGTCGGTGAAGGCTGGGAAGGCCAGCTCGCTCACGGCGGGGTTGTCGAAATCATCGTTGACCACTACATCCACTGGCGGAGCGTCGGGCGAGGCGTGCACGACGCGCAGAGACGCCGGCGTAGCGGTATCAAACACTTCGATTCCGTCCGGCAGGGCGCCCGAGGCATCGATCGCAGCAAGGGTGATTGGGGCGGCGCCGGTGGCGGTGTTGTTGACCGCGTAGATCTGCAGGTCGAGTCCAGCGGTCAGACTAATCGTGCCGGAGTCGAAGACGACGCTGGCGATGTCACCGGCGAGGGTGACACGGATCTGGTAATCGCCCGCAGGCACTTCCACCTGACCGGTGAACTCACCGAACTCGAAGGAGGTGAGCGGGTCGCCAGCTGCCGCGAGGTCCGCATCAGGCGCTGTGACGAATACGTCCACTGCAGGGGCATCCGGTGAGGCGTGCACGACTTGCACGCGCACGTTGCCTGCGGTGACGGGGGCCACGGGGTTGGCGATCACGATCGGGGCGATGGTCGCCACCGAACCGATCGCGGCGATCGTGTATTCCGTGTCTGCCAAAAGCTCCACGGCCGTCGGCATGATCACGGTGACCTCTCCGCCCGCGGTCAGCGCGTTGACGGAGAACTCGGTGGTGACCGCATCCACCTCGGCAAAGGCCGTGCCCGCCTTGAACGCAATGTCTTCGAAGACTACGTTGCCATCGGCGAGTGCATCGACGTCCGGCGCATCGGCAACTGCGTGGAACACACGCGCGAGTGCGGTACCAACGGGGTCTTCACCACCGTCGTCGCCGTCGTCGACGACTTCTTCCTCGTCGTCATCATCGTCGTCATCGAAGATATCGCAGCCGGCGGTGCCGAAGACCAGAACGGACGCGAGCGCCATCGTGGCGAAGTGGCGCCACCAGGGCGTACTGGCGGTCGTGGAGTAGCTCATCTAAACCTCCTCAAAGACAAACAAAGGGTGTCGGGCAGAGGTTTCGAGAGCAAAGGAAGAATGGTTTTAGGTGAATTCCATCTACGTAATCGACGAGCGGCAGACGGCTAGCGATAGACGGTGAAACCACTCACCTAACTAATAAATTCACAAGGTCACGGTCTTGAAAAGCGAGGGCCAGGGTTGCGAATGCGGCGCCATGGTAGGCCGCCGCCGCCTGCGGCACGCGAACCAACATCACGATGAGCAGGGCCGTCGACAGCAGCAACGTTGCGCCCGCGACGTACGCCGCAGCCTGAGCAACATCCACCTCCGCGCCGAGGCGCCACCACACACCGGCAGCTACCAGGAGACTGAGCCCAAGCTTCACAACGCCCATAAAGCGCAAGAGGTTCGCGAGTTCGGGATCGGCAAAGTCATCAGCAGCCCCTACGGCCACCATCGAGGTCAGCGCAGCAGCAAGCGCCATCCCCACGAGCAAGCAGACGCGCGCGGACGTCATTAGGGAGATCGGCACACGCACGACCGCCGGTGACTGCTCGAGCGGAACGAGCGGAATCTCATCGCGGGATATCGCCATCGCGGGTGCCTCCTTGGCGAGCTGGCCGAGCGCCAAGCACCCTGCCTGACGTCCCCTACCGGCAGTGTACACGTGCGTGCGCGGGATGCGGTCCATGCAACGTAACGCGCCTACAGCTACTTCTTTTTCTGCTTTACGTGCTTCATGAGCCGCTTGCGCTTGGCCTCCTGGCGCGGAGTGAGCTTGTTGCGCCGCCCGGCAAAGGGGTTGTCGGTCGTTCGCAACTCCACCCGCACAGGCGTGCCTTGCAGCTGAAAGCGATCGCGGAAGAAATTCACTAAGTAACGCTGGTAGTTACGCGGCAGGCGATCTGCCTGGGTGCCGTGAATGACGATGATCGGTGGGTTGCGCCCGCCCTGATGGGCATAGCGCAAGCGAGGTCGGCGCCCGCGCACCGTGGGTGGCGGATGCGCCTGCAGGGCATCTTCCAGGGCGCGGGTCACCTCCGCCGTGCCAAGCTCGCGCACAGCTG
This genomic window from Pseudomonadota bacterium contains:
- a CDS encoding DUF4397 domain-containing protein; the protein is MSYSTTASTPWWRHFATMALASVLVFGTAGCDIFDDDDDDDEEEVVDDGDDGGEDPVGTALARVFHAVADAPDVDALADGNVVFEDIAFKAGTAFAEVDAVTTEFSVNALTAGGEVTVIMPTAVELLADTEYTIAAIGSVATIAPIVIANPVAPVTAGNVRVQVVHASPDAPAVDVFVTAPDADLAAAGDPLTSFEFGEFTGQVEVPAGDYQIRVTLAGDIASVVFDSGTISLTAGLDLQIYAVNNTATGAAPITLAAIDASGALPDGIEVFDTATPASLRVVHASPDAPPVDVVVNDDFDNPAVSELAFPAFTDFLDVALEAGDPSIGINVKVTPAGNTMAVNGDGMGDDVDLERGVEYTVLATGLLADFSLLVLEDDDRPIATDARVRIVHGSPAAGEVDIYVAAPQTDIATIDPAFAAVPFRADTGYVPLAPGDYEVTVTPTGTTDAAIGPIVITVEAGGTYTAVARDAQGGGAPLGLILFDDFAD